In Perca fluviatilis chromosome 11, GENO_Pfluv_1.0, whole genome shotgun sequence, the following proteins share a genomic window:
- the fggy gene encoding FGGY carbohydrate kinase domain-containing protein isoform X1: MAEVYYVGVDVGTASVRAALVTRAGLIKSTAEEPISIWEPQSDYYVQSSTEIWEKCCTVVKQVTQSVERSQVRGIGFDATCSLVVLDQGFQPVPVCQDGDTQRNVVMWMDHRAEEQAARITNTGHKVLSRVGGVMSPEMQPPKLLWLKENLRESCWNKAGHFFDLPDFLSWKATGSLTRSLCTLLCKWTYCPPEGWDAGFWTSIGMEDILENNFSKIGSTTCSPGIPLGDGLTQEAAADLGLEPGTAVGASVIDAHAGGLGVMGADVKGFHLPCEDQPITSRMAMICGTSTCHMAISEQPLFVPGVWGPCLSAMVPGMWLNEGGQSATGRLIEHMVKGHAAYTQLQEEARQRVPFTGVNIYSYLNSHLSSMANSRTTVDLLASSLHVWPDFHGNRSPLADPTLKGMVIGLPLSQTLDDLALLYLATIQALALGTLHILEAMKDAGHDIRTLFLCGGLSKNALFVQIHANATGLSVVLPDQTEAVLLGAAILGACASQDYSTIQEAMKGMAKVGKVVQPDYELQSFYERKYKVFLQLFAHQREYQALMNQG; this comes from the exons ATGGCGGAGGTCTATTATGTTGGGGTGGACGTGGGCACTGCCAGTGTGAGGGCTGCACTGGTGACCAGAGCTGGTCTGATAAAGAGCACTGCAGAGGAGCCCATCAGCATCTGGGAGCCCCAGTCTGACTACTATGTCCAGTCCTCCACTGAGATCTGGGAGAAATGCTGCACAGTTGTCAAG CAAGTTACCCAAAGTGTGGAGAGGAGTCAAGTACGAGGGATCGGCTTTGATGCCACCTGCTCTCTAGTGGTTTTGGACCAAGGCTTCCAGCCTGTGCCAGTCTGTCAGGATG GTGACACACAAAGGAACGTGGTGATGTGGATGGACCATCGCGCTGAAGAGCAGGCTGCTCGTATAACCAACACAGGCCACAAAGTCCTGAGCAGGGTGGGAGGGGTCATGTCACCAGAGATGCAACCCCCTAAGCTGCTCTGGCTCAAAGAG AATCTGAGAGAAAGCTGCTGGAACAAAGCTGGACACTTTTTCGACCTTCCAGACTTCCTGTCTTGGAAGGCAACAGGCTCTTTGACACG GTCTTTATGTACTCTGTTGTGTAAATGGACGTATTGCCCTCCAGAAGGATGGGATGCTGGTTTTTGGACTAGCATTGGAATGGAGGATATCCTCGAAAACAACTTttccaaaatag GCAGCACGACGTGTTCTCCAGGGATCCCGTTGGGAGACGGACTCACCCAGGAGGCAGCAGCAGATTTGGGTTTGGAGCCGGGAACTGCAGTTGGTGCTTCTGTCATTGATGCTCATGCTGGAGGCCTTG GCGTGATGGGTGCAGATGTAAAAGGCTTTCACTTACCCTGTGAGGACCAGCCAATCACCTCCCGCATGGCGATGATCTGTGGAACGTCAACCTGTCACATGGCG ATCAGCGAGCAGCCCCTGTTTGTGCCAGGAGTGTGGGGGCCCTGCCTGTCTGCCATGGTGCCGGGCATGTGGCTCAACGAGGGAGGACAGAGTGCTACAGGAAGGCTG ATCGAGCACATGGTGAAGGGCCACGCCGCCTACACACAGCTCCAGGAAGAGGCTCGGCAGAG AGTTCCCTTCACTGGCGTGAACATCTACAGCTATCTGAACAGCCACCTGAGTTCAATGGCTAACTCCCGTACTACTGTTGACCTGCTGGCCTCCAGTCTTCATGTGTGGCCGGACTTCCATGGGAATAGATCGCCCCTGGCTGACCCCACCTTGAAAGGCATG GTGATCGGACTGCCCCTCTCCCAAACCTTGGATGACTTGGCCCTGCTTTATTTGGCCACTATACAAGCCCTTGCT CTTGGTACTCTTCATATTCTGGAGGCCATGAAAGACGCAGGGCATGACATCAGAACCCTCTTCCTGTGTGGCGGGTTGAGCAAAAACGCCCTGTTTGTCCAGATACACGCCAACGCTACAG GATTGTCTGTGGTGTTGCCTGACCAGACGGAGGCGGTGTTATTAGGTGCAGCAATCCTGGGTGCATGTGCATCACAGGACTACAGCACTATACAG GAGGCAATGAAGGGAATGGCTAAAGTGGGAAAAGTTGTTCAGCCTGACTATGAGCTCCAGAG CTTCTATGAGAGAAAGTACAAAGTGTTTCTGCAACTGTTCGCCCACCAGAGGGAGTACCAGGCCCTCATGAACCAGGGATGA
- the LOC120567997 gene encoding phospholipid phosphatase 6-like: MSSPSSRRNSCRGVVRGSRASSECHVRRRGSSCSYFSSGAQPGDFSVRLSQPIFTITLRFLLAIDLWLSKRLGVCACEESPCGSIRPLVRLVEFSGHVIPWLIGTVYTLLRGESVAEQEIMLNLALALMLDLLLVRVVKTLVRRRMPAQNRSDILSTFFVERYSFPSGHATRAAMCARFLLAQLVDTASMWVLVVGWAALVSLSRLLLARHYVTDVGFGLAMGYCQYSLVERLWVTWDCLQDLLLMRLTERFNRAYDGLWLADWKH, translated from the exons ATGTCCTCACCATCGTCCAGACGGAATAGTTGCCGTGGGGTTGTGCGTGGAAGCCGGGCATCATCTGAGTGCCATGTCCGCCGCCGGGGCTCCAGCTGTTCTTACTTTTCTTCTGGAGCGCAACCTGGAGACTTCTCCGTCCGTCTGAGCCAGCCGATATTCACTATAACGCTCCGGTTTTTGCTGGCGATAGATCTGTGGCTGTCCAAGCGGCTCGGAGTGTGCGCCTGTGAGGAGTCTCCATGTGGCAGCATACGGCCCTTGGTGCGGCTGGTGGAGTTCTCTGGACATGTAATCCCGTGGCTCATCGGCACTGTGTATACTCTGCTCCGCGGAGAGAGTGTGGCGGAGCAGGAGATCATGCTGAATCTGGCCCTGG CTCTGATGTTGGACCTGCTGTTGGTCAGAGTTGTGAAGACTCTGGTCAGACGTCGCATGCCTGCTCAGAACCGCTCTGACATCCTCTCCACCTTCTTTGTGGAACGCTACTCCTTCCCCTCAGGCCACGCCACACGGGCGGCCATGTGTGCCCGGTTCCTGCTCGCCCAGCTTGTGGACACAGCCTCCATGTGGGTCCTAGTAGTGGGTTGGGCCGCTCTGGTGAGCCTGTCCCGGCTGTTGCTTGCCAGACACTATGTAACGGATGTGGGCTTTGGCTTGGCTATGGGTTACTGCCAATATAGTCTAGTGGAAAGGCTGTGGGTGACCTGGGACTGCCTGCAGGACCTACTGCTCATGCGACTGACAGAGAGATTCAACAGGGCTTATGATGGACTCTGGCTGGCAGATTGGAAACATTAA
- the LOC120567998 gene encoding peroxiredoxin-6-like, giving the protein MPGLLLGDEFPDFEAETTNGKIKFHEFLGDSWGILFSHPRDYTPVCTTELGRIARLSSEFSKRNIKIIALSIDTLEDHHGWTKDILAYNCEESACCSLPFSIIADRKRELAVALGMLDPDEKDKDGLPLTARCVFIIGPDKRLKLSLLYPATTGRNFDEILRVVDSLQLTAGKRVATPADWRPGDCVMVPPNMSEEEAASLFPAGVYTKDLPSGKKYLRYTPQQ; this is encoded by the exons ATGCCGGGACTGCTGCTCGGAGATGAATTTCCTGATTTTGAGGCGGAGACCACCAACGGCAAAATTAAATTCCACGAATTTCTCGGTGATTC ATGGGGAATCCTGTTCTCCCACCCCAGAGACTACACCCCGGTGTGCACCACAGAGCTGGGTCGAATTGCAAGACTGAGCAGTGAGttcagtaaacgcaacattaaaATAATCGCCCTGTCCATCGACACCCTGGAGGATCACCACGGCTGGACCAAG GACATCCTGGCATACAACTGTGAGGAGTCTGCCTGCTGCTCGCTCCCCTTTTCCATTATAGCGGACAGAAAACGCGAGCTGGCAGTGGCCCTGGGCATGTTGGACCCAGATGAGAAGGACAAAGATGGCCTGCCGCTTACTGCCCGCTGT GTGTTTATTATTGGCCCCGACAAAAGGCTGAAACTGTCACTTCTCTACCCGGCCACCACCGGACGCAACTTTGATGAGATCTTGCGAGTGGTGGACTCACTCCAGCTCACAGCAGGGAAACGAGTGGCAACACCTGCCGACTGGAGG CCTGGAGACTGTGTGATGGTCCCTCCCAACATGTCTGAGGAGGAGGCTGCCTCTTTGTTCCCAGCTGGCGTCTACACCAAAGACCTGCCCTCTGGCAAGAAGTACCTGCGCTACACACCCCAGCAATAA
- the fggy gene encoding FGGY carbohydrate kinase domain-containing protein isoform X2, with amino-acid sequence MGADVKGFHLPCEDQPITSRMAMICGTSTCHMAISEQPLFVPGVWGPCLSAMVPGMWLNEGGQSATGRLIEHMVKGHAAYTQLQEEARQRVPFTGVNIYSYLNSHLSSMANSRTTVDLLASSLHVWPDFHGNRSPLADPTLKGMVIGLPLSQTLDDLALLYLATIQALALGTLHILEAMKDAGHDIRTLFLCGGLSKNALFVQIHANATGLSVVLPDQTEAVLLGAAILGACASQDYSTIQEAMKGMAKVGKVVQPDYELQSFYERKYKVFLQLFAHQREYQALMNQG; translated from the exons ATGGGTGCAGATGTAAAAGGCTTTCACTTACCCTGTGAGGACCAGCCAATCACCTCCCGCATGGCGATGATCTGTGGAACGTCAACCTGTCACATGGCG ATCAGCGAGCAGCCCCTGTTTGTGCCAGGAGTGTGGGGGCCCTGCCTGTCTGCCATGGTGCCGGGCATGTGGCTCAACGAGGGAGGACAGAGTGCTACAGGAAGGCTG ATCGAGCACATGGTGAAGGGCCACGCCGCCTACACACAGCTCCAGGAAGAGGCTCGGCAGAG AGTTCCCTTCACTGGCGTGAACATCTACAGCTATCTGAACAGCCACCTGAGTTCAATGGCTAACTCCCGTACTACTGTTGACCTGCTGGCCTCCAGTCTTCATGTGTGGCCGGACTTCCATGGGAATAGATCGCCCCTGGCTGACCCCACCTTGAAAGGCATG GTGATCGGACTGCCCCTCTCCCAAACCTTGGATGACTTGGCCCTGCTTTATTTGGCCACTATACAAGCCCTTGCT CTTGGTACTCTTCATATTCTGGAGGCCATGAAAGACGCAGGGCATGACATCAGAACCCTCTTCCTGTGTGGCGGGTTGAGCAAAAACGCCCTGTTTGTCCAGATACACGCCAACGCTACAG GATTGTCTGTGGTGTTGCCTGACCAGACGGAGGCGGTGTTATTAGGTGCAGCAATCCTGGGTGCATGTGCATCACAGGACTACAGCACTATACAG GAGGCAATGAAGGGAATGGCTAAAGTGGGAAAAGTTGTTCAGCCTGACTATGAGCTCCAGAG CTTCTATGAGAGAAAGTACAAAGTGTTTCTGCAACTGTTCGCCCACCAGAGGGAGTACCAGGCCCTCATGAACCAGGGATGA